Sequence from the Numida meleagris isolate 19003 breed g44 Domestic line chromosome 2, NumMel1.0, whole genome shotgun sequence genome:
ttttcctttgaagagcTAACCTACTGCAGTTTGATAATAGTGTTCCTATTTTTTATGTCAAATGTAGCTTTATAACTAATAAAACTACAGTCACCTGTATTGTGgaatgtttcaatttttttactTACCTAGATGGTCTCTTATTCAAGTGGGACTACTTTGGAAGTGTCTTGGAATACGTGTATCACTTATATATGGCTTGTATGTATTTCTTCTCgggtgaaatgaaaaatttaattatatgaaaaaaatgcaaattactgCCAACTGTGTTAACTGTGAGAGAGTTGCATTATCTTCTAACATAAATTGTCAGTGAATTGAAGAAAAGACGTTTTGGAAGCTGATCTGATTACTGTCAGGGAAAGTGCTCAAACTCAATTGTTGGCAAATGTCCAGTACCCATCACTGAATGATCATCACCTCATCATTCAGCCTTCTCAACTGACATGCAAAACAACATCCAAATATTCATTGCACATCTGTGCTGGACAGATTATGCATTAGCAATTCAAATCAATTTGATGTACAGGCAGTTTCTGTAAAGGCGTCTGTTTGGGTGAGATGCCTTGTTGTCTGGGATAGATAATAAGGCAACTCTGTCTAATCTTGGAGAACAATCAACCCATCTTGAGAAGGTGACTGACTACGTATGCTCTTGCCCTGACAGCACAAGAACAATGGCCCCATAATGCACTTGACTCAGCTGGTAATAAAATCTACTTTTGATTAGCAGCCATGGCTTGTGTCAATCACCGCGTGATGTACCATTGTCCTCTGGTCCCGAACACAGTTTATTTACAgggaaacaaaagctttttggATATGGCTGCTGCCCAGAGATTGCAAAATAGATTGAGCTGTCAGCCTCACACACTAGATGAAGATTAATGAGTTGTGCAGACAATAAATATGAAGCAATGACCATAAATATGCTAATAGGTATTATCCATATACACTATAATTgctacaaaaattaaaaagtagtgTGAAGGAAATAGGTCACAGGGTGACAGATAGATAATCTTGGATGCTGAAGATCTTTGGTTCAGTCAGATTCTCTACAGGTTTATTTCCTTCAATTAGACCCTTCAAAAGAGTAAttgtttaaaagctgtttgAATAATCTCTTTTGAAACAGAGGTTTATGggaaaatgtttatgaaaaagTGACTTCAATGAACATGTTATTAGTATGAAAAAGGTGACTACTGAAAGTAAGTTACGCAGAGATTAATGTCTGCCATCAGCTGCCCAGCTTCGCTATGAAGGAAACACGTCTAAGTGGTACACTAGTGAGAGCTTCAAGGAAAAGgggctgcagtggcacagcagtTTGTATCCACAGACATGAGAGAGTCAGTTCACTCCGAggtgaaatacagaagaattgCATGCACATCTGTTTGTCCGTATGGGTTTGTTTGGTATTTTCATCATATTGCActtgttttcctgaagaagggaaggatcCCCATGACTCAAATTGTCAGAGTACTTCCAAGCCAGCTTCTGGTCTTCCGGTAACTTTCAGCGAGCACCTGGTCCAGACAGCACATGATTTCTGGCACTTAAAGACACATCACATGCTGTCAGGGCACAGCAagggctggctgctcccagAGAGACAGGGAATTAAGTATGACAGAAAGGCCAGGAGCACTACCAGCCACAGCTTTGCCCCACCACCCCAAGGAAGGTGAGAGGAGCAGGCTCGGAGATGACAACCAGATGAAGCAAAGGCCCAAATCATCAAATGAGATTATGGTGATGAGGCAGATTCAACATCAAGCCAGAAGCATGAGTCAGTGGATCAAGTTCAGATGTGGTGACAGCAACCAGGGTCAGTCATAGCTCAAAGATCACTGGGCAAGCCTACTCATCATAACCAGTCAGGCCCAAGGAATACAGGCTGCAGTGAGAGCCTGGGTCAGGTAGGTATGGCTGTGATGGAGCCGTGGACAGGTGCACCTACAGCATTGGTGAGGCATGGAGAGAGCCCACAGGCAGAGGGCAAGGGTGGAGGCTCCTGGGGAAGCTGCTCAGGGCCTTTAAGACCTAATGGTGGGCCCAGCCCTGATGCATTCAGGAGAGACTGACCACATTATGCCAAGCTGAACTATTTGCGAAGTGAAGTGTCAGGAGTTTACTAGGACAcaggaaagattttattttttttttctatatgtataagcagaatatcccaagtttTCACAATAAGCTGAAAACATGTAAAATCTAATCCCTTCCAGGTCAGAACTTCATAACTTAATTTGCTGTACCAGTAGTCATGATGAGCATACAGGTAGGCAGAGGTCAGCTGTTTTTAGTACCGTGTCATCTCTGCCTACTGATGTGTTTATCACCCAGCTCACTGCAACCGAACGTGAGATATTATAGTCATCTGCCTGCGGACTGTTCTGTGGCAtacttagaatcatggaatcatgtaactgtttgagttggaagggacccctaaagatcttctagtctaactcccctgcaatgagcaggggcacctacagctagatgaaattgctcagagcccagtccagcctgactttgagtgtttccaaggatggggcatccaccacctctgggcaacctgtgaGCAAAGACTTTCCCTGAATCTCTTCAGTAGCTTCCATTTCCTTATTACACTGAATTTCTTCACCTTATCTTTAGGAGACTACTAGTAATTCCTCCTTTGCCTGCTAGTTCACCAGTGTCTTTATCAATCATGAGTTGCCTTGAGGCATTTCACTTGcaattaaacttttattttatctaatttttattgttcttaGTTAAACAGCTCTGTGTATTCATTATGAATTGTTGTGTTTTAGAATTTGGTAAAAACTCATCATATGCAGTATCTCTCCGCACCATCACGAAGTTTTAATTCCCCATTGCTCTGCCAGATTTTATCATCATTTCTTGTTGGAGTGTTTGGAATGTTAAATAAGTGATATTAACCAAGCACCAAAAGATTTTAGCGGTTCTGAAGGAAGTATATGCAGCAATACCTATAAAGAAAGTGGCATTTTTGTTATATTGTGACTTGAAGAGGGCCTACAACATAATTGTCCTATTCTTACATGAAATTTTACTTGCACTGAAGGTGTAAGTTTAGATGTTtcataatattaaataatttaaattataaatgagAGATGAGATAAAAAGAGATTTGGGAGGATGAAGATGCATCATGACAGAAGACCTAATGCAAGCAGACTGGTTAATAAAAGCAACCATACTGGAATTAAATAAGACAAACACATCtgaattaaagaataaaaatgaataaaagaaaagtgTTCGAAGACACAGAGATCAGTATTGCTCAGGAGTGCATGGGGCAAGTATCCCACTGCTCAGATACATACTACATACAGTAGCAAAGTCTGTTTCATAACCCATCACGTACAAGATAAGGGCATTACacaacagtgaaaatgtttgatcttatttctgtattaattaCACTGTGAGAGAGAACCCTTCCTGTGCTACTCTGAACTGACCAGACAGTCCTTTTTACCTAAGGAAGGAGACTTATGGATCTTTAAACTATCTAATCTAAACGACTGGCTAAGGAATGCTGCAATAAAAGGAGCATATGCCATGTCCTGCTCATTAAAGATGGAGCTTTAACAGGATTTGCACAAAGAAGAACTAAACAGCTGTGTCAATCTGCTCTCATGACACAAAGTCCTCTAACAGTTCCTTCcataatgaaattaatttctatcATCCTATGTTAATTGTATTCTGATTTACAACTCCCTGTAAACAATTTTTGTGGGGGGAATATCTGCATCTCAGTTGAACCCTGGGCACTATAACAAACTCAGCTTGCAGTTTCTGCATCAGCACTACTTTGCTCCCTTTTTgtctattactttttttttcacagtcaCATTAACACTTAAAATGAGGAAataccctttttaaaaatgcaggcTGTTTGTAAAATAAGGCTGTTTGTTTATTATCTAGCATGTTCATGAAGGTCAGTTTCATTTCCTGAGTGACTGGAGGTTTCAGATACTTTCcagtttcagttttgtttccttgctgtTAACTAGACAGAGTATAAAAGGGGTGGCTGTGAACAGCTTTCTGCACCTTCAGCAGGCAAAATGTCTGACCAGAACGTCCACAAAGCCGGTTTCACTTCCTCCGGTATTGCAAGAGGTTCTCTTGCTTCATCAGTAATGTCTGGTGAGGCAAAATCCTTTGGGGGAGGCGTTCCTTCTGGAGGGGCTACTGCTACTCTACAAGAAATGGGTatgagaaacttttttttcctttgcgatttttgttttgtttagtgaATAGAGCCAGATGGAATTATATCCTTGAAAATAAGCTTGTTACTTAATCACTTCTCTCCTACATTCCTGTATTGCACTGAAGACAGAAGATTCACATATGAAACTGCATGTTATGAGTGGGATGCTGTTGAGGAGGTTTTCTGTGAATGTACATATGCATGAGTATATATACATAGGTAGTATTCATGAGATTTGGGACAATGTTTATTCAAAGTTTGTGCTGTCTCTCCAATTCACTAGGAGTCATCAATAATACAGAAAGTCATGCTAGCAGGAAGCATCCATACATGTATGCAAGAACACGATCTGTGTACCAGCATTTCATATAAATTATCAGATTCCCCTTGCTTTTTGCTCTTACACACCCATGTGTATCACACATACTGGGAGAAAGCATGAAACCTTATGCAGACTCCATAACAGAGGGGAATTAACTGCAGTTTGACAGCCAAATTCACAAAGGAATATATGCATCCTTGCAGCGTGTATCCAAGTACTAAAAATAGGCATAGCTGGCCCTCATGCAAGCTAACCCTGCAggtgcttgtttttctgttgcataCACAGGGCAATCCTGATCTGACAATAGAAGCAGCTTGGCACTTGTTTAACCCCACGTCCCACAAGATGCATACACAAGGCATCCTGTCTGCTAGTCCTACCCATGGGACCTGGTTCAGCAGGCACACTCTGGGTATACATAACCCCACAGAGAAGAGTGCCCCATGTGATTCTGATTTGCCCCGCAACACAGTGGTTCAGAGGCTGACCTTGGGTAAAGGCTTCAAACCCCTCACTGCTCTGGGGGTCTTGGACTCACAACTCTCACATACCAGGAACACGTTTACCAGCAGTCTGTGGGCTGGCAACAAGTGGGGATCTCTGCTATATTGCTCAGCTTCCCATCAACTTGACAACTGCTGGTCAGCTGCTGGAAAATTCCTAGTCAGCTGGTCAACAGCTGGCCAACTGCTTTTTGTGGTAAGCAGCTACAGATCTACGAAGGATGGTGCTGAGCCTGACTCTTCCAGCCATAAAATGAGTGGTTGGCCAGGTAAGCTGTCCAGGGTCTAGATTTGCACCATCTTTTAGTAAGTAAAATGGTGATAAACCTGGCTGAGAGGAGGTAAGTTATTTTTTTAGATGTGGTTTACATTGCTGACAATGTTTTTCATAGCATGAGACTCTGAGAGAGTAAGTAGCGTAAGGGTCATTTAAAGAGGTACGGTGTGGGACTCCTTAGAGTTattgtttaaattttattctgtataATTTGATCAGTGAGTTTAGGTTACAGAATAAAGTGCTTATTGAATACTCAGTAGCAAAGAGCGTATGGGGTGGTAACAGCAGAAGGACAGAATATGAGAGACTgacaggagaagaggaggacCAAGGGATTGAAGAGCAAGAATAGCTATTCTAAGGCACCCCGCTGCATTATCAGCACAGAACCCGCTACACAGGAACCACCACTAATATCGTAATAAAGCAGACAGCTGCAGTACCCTGCCTTCTGTTACAGAGAACGGTGGTACAGCAGTAGTGTGCATGCCCATAGCCAGTGGTGTCCTACAGAAAGCATGAAGCTGCAGTTTCTCAAATAAAAAACTGAAGGCTTGTATCCTTCCCTTCAAATGCTGGGAATATttagaagaaagagaaacaaagaaaacattggACACCGCCTTATTTTGTTCTTGCAATATCTGTACCAACTATACGCTTTCAGGAAAAACACTGGTTTTGGTGAAGATAAATTTACAAGACTAGAGGAAACTTCAGCCATGCCTACAGGACACACTCCAAAAGAGCTTTTATCCCTGTGAAAAATACTTGCTCTGTAACATTGCCAAGACAGGTGTGAGCTttggctccctgcagcaggagagcttGCCACACGTTCTTTGCCTGATTGAGAGCTAAAAGGGCCTGATTTCATTTCCGCAGGTGCTCCTGAAATCTCTTGCTCTTCAAACTCATCTTCTTAACCTTTCTATTCAGGCTGGAAACCCTCCCCCACGTGCAGCAGGGCATGAGTATTGTTCAGTATCACTTTACAGACGACATTATAACAAGCTCATCACCAAAATATTTGAGCATCCTCCAGGAATGTTTTAAGGGTTGTCACTAGCATTTGTCATTGGTATTGCTTTATACTTCTCCCAGGAAAAGAAGGGTTTTCAGTGGGATACTTttcccagggctccatccaactTGGTCTTGAAGactttcagggatggggcatccacagcctctctgggcagcctgtgccagcgcctcaccactctctctgtgaagaacttccctctgacatctagtccaactgtccacctaccaccgaaattttcccactaaatcatgtccctccagcagctcctcagaaAACTGTAATTCCAGCAGAGACATACTTTGCCCAAACTGTTTTGGACAACCAAATGAATCAAAACAGTCTTCGTGACAGAGTTGTAGATTTTCTTTATATTCCAGCAACGTCCATAAAATACTGTAGGTGTCCTTTCACCAGGATGCCATCTAAAAGGCAGTGCACTGATGGAAAAGGTCAAATAATTAGCAGTCTTTGTCTTCTGACACATTTTCTAGCATTGTTTTTCTAGAAAAGAATGGTAGTTTGCAATTATCTTGTGAAGTCCTCTCCTtaggaaagcacagcaacatCTCCTCTGTAACTTCTCCAGGTGCCAAAGGCTCGACACACTCTTCAGGCTTTACCAGCAGTGGGATCTCTGGTGGCTCCAGGGCCTCACAGATGATGTCCAATGAGGCCATCTCTTCTGGAGGCGGAGTTCCCAAGGGTGGCACAACTTCCACTATCCAGTCCATCTGTAAGTCAGAGTCCTCCTAATACAGAGGAGGCTTGGtagagaactggaaaaagatTTGAAGCACTTCATTTCAAAAAGTGTATTTCAAAGTGTAACACAAATCTTTGGTCTCCTCTGTCCTGAGAACCTTTGTAAGCCATGCTTAGATACTCCATATGTTACCCTGTACTCCAACATTGCTTTAAATTGCTCTTGTGCTTCTTTGTGTTTGTCCTTAGCAATGGGTGGCAAAGGAGGAAGGCGCTGAATAGAAAGAAGCATCGGTCCAGGAGCAGATCCTGCAAACTGTTCATCCTTTACAGACAGATCCATTTGACATCTTCCCTTCTTTGCTCTCCCTGTACctgacatgaaagacaaagcatttttcaCTCTCCAAAATAAAAGTTCTGTTAAAATCGTGGATGTCTGCATGAAATTAGTGGGGAcaaggatggggatgggaaagAGGGCCAGGTTCTTCCCTGGTTAATTGTGTTCTGAAGCACAGACAAATGTAAGCACAAGACAATAAATGTAAGATACAATACTCCAGAACACAGTTTACAAAAGCCCATCGTTTATCAGCACTAGACTCTTCGAGTAGCTTGCTTGCTTTGCTTACTCTACAAAAAGTGATCACAGAGCAAAATTCGCCCTGTTGTGAGAGAGAAGACCAGAAACTCTTATGAAGGGCATCCAGCAGTTCCTTTTGGATGTACTTCTAATGGCttatcaaattaaattttacttaattaaaaatacatataatcaGATGACAACAGGTCTCAAGAAATGTCATACTTTATAAATCCAGCTAATGTTTGTATCCATCTCCTATTTGTAAGATTCCTTTCACATTAATATTTCAAGATCCTGTTAGTTTATCATCATCTTGGTCACCAATAGACAAAAACTACCCCTGTAATCTGTGGGTAATACCTGATTAGATCAAGGAAGGGAGACCACTGTCTCTGGTGTAGGTCTCACTGTTTGGGCCTCCTGCTGTTCCTGGCTCACCTGACTCCTTTCATTCAGCTGTGCTCTCACTATGCCATTTCCCCAGATCACACAACATTGTCCATTTCCTAGTCATGCTCATAAGTACATATCCCCCCTTTGCTTCTTCTGTCTTCCATCTTTCCAGCTCCTCATCCtctctcctctgtctcttcccttcttctgtatttctaataATGCCACACAGTGCagcctctccttccctttcctcatcCCAAAACAAGGAGAGGCAATCTTATACCTTAAGGTGAGGAGTTAAGAGACACTGGGCTATCttgggaaaaaacagaaaagtaactgTAGTTGTAAAGGACCAGCAGGATGTGACATGAGCTGTATATAAAACcatagaaaattaatttcaaagaaaCGTTGGCCTGGGAGAATGAAGCTCCATGTCTGCATACTGGCTATTTACTGCCAAATTACTATTACTGCAGTAGATATCTTATTGTAATATTCATGTTGTATTATGTAGAatataaagagaagaaatgaagaacactATGTccagatgaaatgaaaagaaacctaAGCTAttatgagtaaaaaaaaataaatatctaggACTCACAGATACCTACTAGACTCAGGAGCCTGTGAGTCTGACTGAGAAATGTGGGGTGGACTCTCCCATACAATAATCCATATGTGATTCTTGGCCTCTCTTCCAGCCTGTCTCTGTTCTCCTTCAGGAAATCTCCATGTCTCAGCCATATCTCTGCACCAAGAATTTCCACTTATGTCCCAGTCACGATTAGCACAGTGCTTGCAGTGTGCCATACTCACAGTGTGGCTGTATTCAAACATCTGGAGTGGGTGCCACCAGCCCctggagagggaagggaaagggaggcTCTGGCCTTACTCTGGCAAGGCTTCTGTGCGATGGCACATGGCCATTGTGAATGTGGTCAAACAGCATTTTATGcccttttcatagaatcgtagaattactcaggttggaaaagaccttcaagatcatcaagtccaaccacagcctaaccatactaccctaactctagCAACCTACCACTAAATCACATCCCTgaacaccacatccaaatggtttttaaacacattcagggatggtgactcaaccacctccctggggagcctgttccagtgcttaacagccctttctggaaagaagtttttcctgatatccaacctaaacctcccctggtgcaacttgaggccatttccccttgtcctgtcacctgtcacctgTGAGAAGAGACCCACTCTccctgcaatcacctttcaggtatttgaagagagcaatgaggtctcccctcagcctcctcttccccagactaaacagttcCTTTAGTAGCTTCCCATAGGGCATATTCTgcaagcccttcacaagccttgttgcccttctttggacgTGCTCCAGCACCCCAAcgtcctttctgtattgaagttcccaaaactgaacacagtactacAAACTAAAGGAGGCGGGCAGGAAAAGGGCAAATATGAAGCTTCAtcctggtttgtttgtttttctttaaggatCACCAGCTTTTACAGCCTTGACCATCCAGCATAACAAACATAAAAGCATTGAAATTCTGGATATTTGGCATAGGCTTAGTGTTCATGTGCAAAGATGGAACCATCAGTTTGATGTGATGCACCATCTTCAAGTCTGGGCTGGTATATAGCTCTGTTGAAGCCATCCCACACTTCCCTCCCAAGATCTGGTGCAGCAGCCTATGACTACCAAAATGCAGTTGTGTGTAAACAGCAGGCCCTCATTCCCTTCTTCGTGAAGTGGAGCAAGGAAGCTGATCACAGCTGATTCCCAGGCAAAGACTCCCTCATGGGCAAATGCtgccagagagcagcaaggaTCTAGATCCCCACAAACAAATCTTCAAGCACCTGCTTTAACATTGATGATACTGAAGTGGGCTGTAATAATGA
This genomic interval carries:
- the LOC110394831 gene encoding interferon alpha-inducible protein 27-like protein 2B: MSDQNVHKAGFTSSGIARGSLASSVMSGEAKSFGGGVPSGGATATLQEMGAKGSTHSSGFTSSGISGGSRASQMMSNEAISSGGGVPKGGTTSTIQSISMGGKGGRR